In Desulfosporosinus youngiae DSM 17734, the genomic stretch CGAAACCGTCAGGATCGTACCCTCTACAGGTTTCATAACTGCTTTATAAGCTGTATCTACTCCCGCTTGCAAAGCTTGGGCGACCTGAAGAGAATTGGCCGTCTGCAATCCTTCCAACCCCTTGGCAATACCTCGCAAGAGCTGTGAAAGTATAACCCCTGAATTACCGCGAGCACCCATTAAGGAACCCATCGAAGCTGCGGCCGCCACTTCTCCGATCGATTGGCTCGATATCTTTTCCGCATCCCTTGCCGCAGACTGAATCGTCAAAAACATATTCGTCCCTGTATCACCATCCGGTACTGGAAAAACGTTCAGGGCATCCACATCGTGTTTCTTTAATTCCAGGGCCTTCGCCCCCGACACCATCATTTGTTTCCATAGCTGTCCATCTAAAACACTTGCCATCTTCGTAGCTGCTGGTCTCAAAACCGTATCCCCCTAATCTTTCGCCTACTCTAAAACGCGAACCCCTTTTACGTTCACATTCACTTGGGACACGTTTAATCCCGTGAGCTTCTCAGTTGTATAACGAACGCGTTCCATAACACTAGCGGCGACTTCAGAAATCTTAACCCCATATCCAACGATAATATAAAGATCTATCACAACTTCATTGTCTTTAACTGTGACCACCACACCCCGGGCCAAATTCTCCCGTCCCAGCAAATCGGCAACTCCATCTGTAATTTTGCGTGAGGCCATACCGACCAAACCGTAACACTCGACCGCTGTAGCACCTGCTATCGTGGAAATGACTTCTTCAGAGATTTCAATTTTGCCCAAATGATTAATAATTTCTTTTCCCATAAAAGGACCCTCCCCTTCCGGTATCGTCCACGTTGAACTTATTCTACCAAGGAAATGCTAAATGTTCAAAGAAAAACTTAAATTTTTTTAGGAATACTCCTTTTTTTAATGTAATAACCCCTAAAACCAAGGATTTAGCCTAGAATTTAAGCAAGCTTGAAAGGATTTCAACTGGGATTCAACCATAAATTAAGCTAAAAGCCCACACGATGCGGATTTCCGAAAAAATTTCTAGACTACATCTGGCAGTCCGATCTTTTTAATGTCATAGGTATTAAGTAATCGTCGTTGGTCTTTACCAATCGTCGTCAAGGAATATCTTTTTTCTCCAGTGGGAAGAAGAATTTCTATCAAGCCAATCTTATTTAATTCGCTTAAGATCTTACGTGCCGATTTCTTCACATTCTTCCGATGGGCAATGGTTTCAAGCGCAATAATTGTAAAATAAGCTAATACACAGACATAGATATGTCCTTTGACCCTCGCTTCTTTCCTATGATACATCGGTCGAATATCTAAGTCATTCTTAATGATGCGAAAAGCCGTCTCAACCTTATTTAGGTTTTTGTATATTTTGACAAGCTTCTCGCCCTCGTAACCCTGTTCATTCGTTTGAATGACAAACGTACCGTCCAGACGTTGATCCGATTCTACTTTATCCGATTTTAGACTGTACTCCAAAACAAATCCTAAGGGGCTGTTAGTGTCTTCTTTGCCTTGAACATCAAAATATTTGCCTGTTTTGTTTTGCTTTAAGATCGCGCCGACCTTTTTCATCGCTTCATCGCGTGTCTTAATACGGCTTTTTTTATCCTCAATTAAGGTCTTGTTTAAGGTATTGAGCCCTTCTTTAATAGCCTCTATACAATGATTTCGGTACTCTGTATCATCAGTTCTCTTCTGAGTATTTAGACATAACAGGAACCTTTGACCATCAATGGGAGGCAAAAACCGAACAAAGAGATTGTCCTGAATCTCCTGCATCTGAGTTTCATCGATAGCAATATCTATGAGGTATTTCTTGCTCCAGGCCCTCGGAATCGCCATAACGTATTTCTGTTCCAGGCCGATAATCGCTTTAATATTTTTGTCGCTTAACATTCCTCTATCCCCGACAAAAATGAATTCTTTGATCTGGTAGGTATTCTTTAGTTCCTCCACAATTCTTGGCACAGTCGTTTTATCGGAAGTATTACCCGAGTAGATGTTACATTTAATTGGAAACCCGTCCGGGGTAGTAACTAGGCCGATAACAAGTTGTTCCCGATCACCTCTGTGGTCACGAGAATACCCGTAGTCTGAGATGATACATTGATGACCTTCAAAATAAGAACTGGTAATATCGTAGTAAAGCTCCTGCATGTTCTGGTGGAAAACTAATTTGGCAAAATCATAAAGACACTGCTCTACGACAGGATAATTATCGTTTAAAACCTCAAGAGAACGGTAAATCGTTTGTAGATCAGGGACCTTCTCACCATCGAGAAGAAAATGGCGAACGGGAGTAGCATCGAGCCACTCCGTCAAAGCCAATTTACTATCGGGTTGAATAATACGCTGAAAAATCATGGTCATCAGGCAGGTTAATGCCGTGTCAATCGTAATATGTTTATCCTTTGAAACAAAGTGTTTCTTAAAAAGAGGGAACATCTTAAGTCTTTCAAAGATAGAGTGAATCAAGAAAAAGGAACCATAGGGTACTGCACTCAAAAAATCCACTTTATTAATGTTGGTAAACGAATCAAAATCCTTAGAGAATACAATTTTAAGTTTTTCAGCAATCTCTAGGTCTACACTACCAAAGTATAAAATTCGTTTATGTTTTACCTTGCCGCCTTCGCGGTAAGCCTCAACTAATTCGGCAAAATAATAAGTTTTCCCGCCCTTGGTACGTGGCGTAACTTTTACAAACAAGGTGATCCCTCCTCATAGGTCTACACTACAATTATAAGGGGTCATCCTTAAAAATCAATCTATTCCGACCACTTTCAAGGATAAATATTGTAAAAGTCTATACTACAACGCGTGTTGGATATGGCTTGATTACTGGGTTTGTGGAATTTTGGGGTACTTATGGTTGAAGTCCAGTTTCAAGCAATCAACAAATATTCACCGGGAAACCTTGCCAACCCGTAAGACATTTGATAGAATGAATAAGTGTCATTTCGGCTGCAAAGGAGGTTTAGCACATGGCTAATGTTTGTGCTGTATGCGCTAAAGGAGTAGTTACTGGATTTCAAGTCAGCCACTCTCATATACGGACAAAACGTACTTGGAAACCAAACTTACAAAATGTTCGTGCGATTGTGAACGGCACCCCTACCCGGATTAAAGTTTGCACCAGATGCTTGCGTTCCGGTAAAGTTCAACGCGCAATCTAATGAATCAAAAGCCCGACTTATGCTCGGGCTTTTTTCATTTTATCATCATGCCCTCTCCCAAATCTCCTGAAGCTCATCCATGCTAAACTGATAATGTTCGTTGCAAAAATGGCAAACCATCTCGGCTTTCCCATCCGAGATCAGGTCTGCTATTTCTTTTTTACCTAATGAAACCAACGTTCCACTCAAGCGTTCTTTTGAACACATACAGGTAAACCCAACCGGACGCCGCTCTAAAACATGATAAGGGAGCTTCCCCAGCAAATGACTCAATAACTCCTCCATAGATTCACTCTGGGCGACCAATTCACTAATTCCTGTCTGCAGCCTTCCGAGCTGGTTTTCAATAGCTTGAATATCCTCTTCAGGCGCCCCGGGCAAAGGCTGAATCAAGAGCCCGCCGGCTCCGGCCACATGATAATCTTTTTCTACCAATACCCCTAATAGCATGGCAGAAGGAATCTGTTCAGAGGATAATAAATAATGCACCAGATCCTCAGCAATCTCCCCGCTAACCAAAGGAACCATTCCCGTATAAACCTCGCCATTCTGCAAGCTTCGGCTGACGGTCAATTCTCCGCGCCCGACTGCTGTACCCACATCAAGTTTACCAGAAGCCTTAAGGGGTAAATCCACCAAAGGTTCCCGGACATATCCCCGCACCTCACCCCGCGCATTTCCAACAGCAACTACTCCTCCTAAAGGGCCGTCGCCTAATAAACGCAAAGTAACATTCTCTTCCCCTTTCAGGGAACTGGCTAAAACAAGAGCCCCAGTCATCGACCTTCCCAGCGCAGCAGTTGCAAGGGGAGACATCCCATGACGTCTCCGGGCTTCCTCCACCGTATCCGTCGACTTCACCAGAACCCAACGGGCATTTCCTTCAAGCATAGTCCCAATCCACAGTTCATCATGTTGCATAATCGTCAATCCTTTATTTAATCTTATTTGTCCTAATATCTATAATAAACGGTAAAATGGTTCCTTGTGTATCTCAGTTATAGCCTTTCCTTAGAACTCAATCCTTACACTCCATTGCAACTCACTGCTCACACCATAATTCATTAAATAGAAATGTGTCAACAACCCTATCCCTCTGTCACACCCCTGCTCTCACAATAACCAGCAGGACCCAACCCTCATGAATCTCAACCACTGCCTTCTCCCCCAGAAACACATTACTTATCCCCCGAGGGCGGCTCTGAAGAAGAACACCCTTCCGGAGCGGATAGTACAAGCCCTCTGTCGAGACAACGGACTTCTCGGACAAAGAAATCAAGGAGAGTTCCTGCCCAGAGGAACCCCCTATCTCTTCCCGGCCCTGAACAATCCACATTTCATGCTCAGGATCAACAACTCGAATCCGATACCCTTTTTGAGCATAGTCCAGCATAAGCGAAATATTACCTAAGAAATGATCGAGGCGTTTGCCTGTCGCTCCATACAGCCAAATATCTCGTTCATCAAGCCTGCGAGCCTCTTCCTCAGCCCGCAAAAGAGCCAATTCAAGGTCCGTCTCATCCTTTTCACTGGGATAACTCACAATGATACAGCCGCTCTTTGCACATTGACTCAAATTTTCGGGCGAAATAGAATCTAAATCTCCGATGACTAGATCAGGCATGCGTGAAGAAAGGGCAGCATAATTTGCTCCCCCATCCGCGCATATCAAGAAATC encodes the following:
- a CDS encoding IS1634 family transposase: MFVKVTPRTKGGKTYYFAELVEAYREGGKVKHKRILYFGSVDLEIAEKLKIVFSKDFDSFTNINKVDFLSAVPYGSFFLIHSIFERLKMFPLFKKHFVSKDKHITIDTALTCLMTMIFQRIIQPDSKLALTEWLDATPVRHFLLDGEKVPDLQTIYRSLEVLNDNYPVVEQCLYDFAKLVFHQNMQELYYDITSSYFEGHQCIISDYGYSRDHRGDREQLVIGLVTTPDGFPIKCNIYSGNTSDKTTVPRIVEELKNTYQIKEFIFVGDRGMLSDKNIKAIIGLEQKYVMAIPRAWSKKYLIDIAIDETQMQEIQDNLFVRFLPPIDGQRFLLCLNTQKRTDDTEYRNHCIEAIKEGLNTLNKTLIEDKKSRIKTRDEAMKKVGAILKQNKTGKYFDVQGKEDTNSPLGFVLEYSLKSDKVESDQRLDGTFVIQTNEQGYEGEKLVKIYKNLNKVETAFRIIKNDLDIRPMYHRKEARVKGHIYVCVLAYFTIIALETIAHRKNVKKSARKILSELNKIGLIEILLPTGEKRYSLTTIGKDQRRLLNTYDIKKIGLPDVV
- a CDS encoding thiamine diphosphokinase, whose amino-acid sequence is MKIAVLANGAWDLEWGKQTLKEVDFLICADGGANYAALSSRMPDLVIGDLDSISPENLSQCAKSGCIIVSYPSEKDETDLELALLRAEEEARRLDERDIWLYGATGKRLDHFLGNISLMLDYAQKGYRIRVVDPEHEMWIVQGREEIGGSSGQELSLISLSEKSVVSTEGLYYPLRKGVLLQSRPRGISNVFLGEKAVVEIHEGWVLLVIVRAGV
- the rpmB gene encoding 50S ribosomal protein L28; this encodes MANVCAVCAKGVVTGFQVSHSHIRTKRTWKPNLQNVRAIVNGTPTRIKVCTRCLRSGKVQRAI
- the hslO gene encoding Hsp33 family molecular chaperone HslO, translating into MQHDELWIGTMLEGNARWVLVKSTDTVEEARRRHGMSPLATAALGRSMTGALVLASSLKGEENVTLRLLGDGPLGGVVAVGNARGEVRGYVREPLVDLPLKASGKLDVGTAVGRGELTVSRSLQNGEVYTGMVPLVSGEIAEDLVHYLLSSEQIPSAMLLGVLVEKDYHVAGAGGLLIQPLPGAPEEDIQAIENQLGRLQTGISELVAQSESMEELLSHLLGKLPYHVLERRPVGFTCMCSKERLSGTLVSLGKKEIADLISDGKAEMVCHFCNEHYQFSMDELQEIWERA
- a CDS encoding Asp23/Gls24 family envelope stress response protein, encoding MGKEIINHLGKIEISEEVISTIAGATAVECYGLVGMASRKITDGVADLLGRENLARGVVVTVKDNEVVIDLYIIVGYGVKISEVAASVMERVRYTTEKLTGLNVSQVNVNVKGVRVLE